A portion of the Glycine max cultivar Williams 82 chromosome 10, Glycine_max_v4.0, whole genome shotgun sequence genome contains these proteins:
- the LOC100820331 gene encoding stress response protein NST1 codes for MGFNSVYRNLQEIFPQVDPRLLRAVAIEHPKDADLAAGIVLAEVIPFMSKKLPAAIPPQHNDHGAPLDVEVESEEEGNRLRHCQRVDDVNVGPSSTLSNGCNSKDDTEKFLGMDDIKELDIFQNAEDNFIGETLNEIAQEMSNGFIQEEDNENFERQPVDFDCENLISSADDYDVTPSHRLEECETYLIELESSEAQEVCHVQGDTLNSKDSLQSELDAGSSTAGGNTSDVENDNGAKSAGSQYSQVSRIDLLEEIIDEAKTNKKTLFSSMESLINLMREVEVQEKAAEQANMEAATGGSNILARIEEYKTMLVQAKEANDMHAGEVYGEKAILATELKELQSRLLGLSDERDKSLAILDEMRHILEERLAAAEESRKAAEQQKLEKEESARKALVEQERLVEMVVHESQRLQQEAEENSKLQEFLIDRGRVVDMLQGEISVICQDIKLLKEKFDANLPLSKSFTSSQTSCKLASSGSSHKTLASDAGSDHSESSGIRKTSWTTSIESLSSKIGHDEEKSKADHNALLDDGWDIFEKDAELNSGVC; via the exons ATGGGTTTCAATTCTGTCTATAGAAACTTGCAGGAGATATTTCCGCAG GTTGATCCCAGGCTACTGAGGGCTGTAGCTATTGAACACCCAAAGGATGCTGATCTAGCAGCTGGAATAGTTCTTGCGGAAGTCATCCCGTTCATGTCCAAAAAACTACCTGCTGCAATTCCTCCACAGCACAATGACCATGGAGCCCCACTAGATGTTGAAG TTGAAAGTGAGGAAGAAGGCAATAGGTTGAGGCACTGTCAGCGTGTTGATGACGTAAATGTGGGGCCTTCCTCTACTTTGTCAAATGGCTGTAATTCAAAAGATGATACTGAAAAATTTCTTGGAATGGATGATATTAAGGAGCTAGATATTTTTCAGAATGCTGAAGATAACTTCATTGGGGAAACCTTGAACGAGATTGCTCAGGAGATGTCAAATGGCTTTATTCAGGAGGAAGATAATGAAAATTTTGAGAGACAACCTGTGGATTTTGATTGTGAAAATTTGATATCTTCAGCTGATGATTATGATGTCACCCCAAGTCACAGATTGGAAGAATGCGAAACTTACTTGATTGAGTTAGAAAGTTCTGAAGCTCAAGAAGTTTGTCATGTTCAAGGCGATACATTAAATTCTAAAGATAGTCTTCAATCAGAATTGGATGCTGGTTCTTCTACTGCTGGTGGCAATACTAGTGATGTTGAAAATGATAATGGTGCAAAGAGTGCAGGTAGCCAATATAGTCAAGTATCCAGGATTGATCTGCTTGAGGAAATCATTGATGAGGCAAAAACCAACAag AAAACGTTGTTTTCATCAATGGAATCTCTTATCAACTTAATGAGAGAAGTGGAAGTTCAGGAGAAAGCTGCAGAGCAGGCTAATATGGAAGCTGCTACTGGAGGGTCTAATATTCTGGCCAGGATAGAAGAATACAAAACAATGCTGGTGCAAGCTAAAGAAGCAAATGACATG CATGCAGGAGAAGTTTATGGGGAAAAAGCAATTCTTGCAACTGAACTGAAGGAACTTCAATCACGCTTGCTCGGCTTGTCTGATGAAAGGGACAAGTCTCTTGCAATTCTTGATGAG ATGCGCCACATTCTTGAAGAACGACTAGCTGCAGCAGAAGAATCAAGGAAAGCAGCTGAGCAACAAAAGCTGGAAAAGGAGGAATCTGCACGAAAGGCTCTTGTTGAACAGGAGAGACTGGTGGAGATGGTAGTACATGAATCACAAAGACTACAGCAGGAGGCAGAAGAGAATTCAAAG TTAcaggaattcctaattgatcgTGGGCGGGTTGTTGATATGTTGCA AGGGGAAATCTCTGTTATTTGTCAGGATATTAAGCTTCTAAAAGAGAAATTTGATGCTAATCTTCCGTTGAGTAAATCCTTCACCTCAAGCCAGACTAGTTGCAAGTTAGCTTCATCAGGTTCTTCCCACAAAACATTGGCATCTGATGCGGGTTCTGACCATAGTGAGTCATCTGGAATACGTAAGACAAGCTGGACAACCTCAATTGAAAGCCTTTCTTCCAAGATTGGGCATGACGAGGAAAAATCCAAAGCTGATCACAATGCTCTTCTTGATGATGGGTGGGATATTTTTGAGAAAGATGCAGAACTGAATTCCGGAGTTTGCTGA
- the LOC102659700 gene encoding probable glutathione peroxidase 4: MGASQSISENSIHEFTVKDARGKDVNLNAYRGKVLLVINVASKCGFADANYSQLTQIYSTYKSRGLEILAFPCNQFLKKEPGTSQEAQEFACTRYKAEYPIFGKIRVNGSDTAPVFKFLKTQKSGVMGSRIKWNFTKFLVDEEGRVIQRYSPTTKPLAIESDIKKALQVA, translated from the exons ATGGGTgcttcacaatcaatctcagAAAATTCCATCCATGAATTCACAGTCAAG GATGCCAGAGGCAAAGATGTGAACCTGAATGCCTACAGGGGGAAAGTTCTTCTTGTGATCAATGTCGCTTCAAAATG TGGATTTGCGGATGCCAATTACAGCCAGTTAACTCAGATTTACTCCACATACAAGAGCAGGG GACTTGAGATATTGGCATTTCCATGCAACCAATTTTTGAAGAAAGAGCCAGGGACTAGCCAGGAGGCACAAGAATTTGCATGTACAAGATATAAGGCTGAGTATCCCATTTTTGGGAAG aTACGTGTGAATGGATCAGATACTGCACCAGTcttcaaattcctgaaaacGCAGAAATCTGGAGTTATGGGGTCAAGAATCAAATGGAATTTCACAAAGTTTTTAGTCGATGAGGAAGGCCGTGTCATCCAGCGTTATAGTCCAACCACCAAGCCATTAGCCATTGAA AGTGACATCAAGAAGGCATTGCAGGTGGCTTGA
- the LOC100778092 gene encoding protein WHAT'S THIS FACTOR 1 homolog, chloroplastic: protein MFSRSKSHTLSHLKARSISSLKVVWRKDPELDRAIELDKRYKQCARVVKEVLNEPGQVIPLRYLEKRRERMRLKLKAETFLNQNPGLFDVYYDRIKPKTEPVRFLRPTDRLRRFLHQERRVFLDNEPFIVSKLCKLLMMSKNKVVSADKLLHVKREFGFPNDFLVDLVPRYPEYFRLTGSPGEGKSFLELVNWNPEFAKSVIEGRAEEESERLGIRVRPSFNVQLPRGFVLKKEMREWIRDWMELDYVSPYEDVSHLDQASREMEKRSVGVFHELLSLSLHKRIPVPILGKFCDEYRFSNAFSTTFTRHSGIFYLSLKGGIETAMLREAYRGDELIDRDPLLRIKDMFVELLEDGWRQRAEQLRLKQEKVKEDMELLATKVSE from the coding sequence ATGTTCTCCAGAAGCAAAAGCCACACCCTCTCCCACCTCAAGGCGAGATCCATATCAAGCCTGAAAGTAGTGTGGCGCAAGGACCCAGAACTCGACCGAGCCATAGAGTTGGACAAGCGATACAAGCAATGCGCCCGCGTCGTCAAAGAAGTCCTCAACGAACCAGGCCAGGTCATCCCTCTCCGCTACCTCGAAAAGCGCCGCGAAAGGATGCGCCTCAAGCTCAAAGCCGAAACCTTTCTCAACCAAAACCCCGGCCTCTTCGACGTCTACTACGACCGCATCAAACCCAAAACCGAACCGGTCCGCTTCCTCCGCCCCACCGACCGCCTCCGCCGATTCCTCCACCAGGAGCGACGCGTTTTCCTCGACAACGAGCCCTTCATCGTGTCCAAGTTGTGTAAACTGTTAATGATGTCGAAGAACAAGGTTGTCAGTGCTGACAAGCTACTTCACGTGAAGAGGGAGTTCGGCTTCCCCAACGATTTCTTGGTTGATTTGGTTCCTAGGTATCCGGAATATTTTAGGTTAACCGGTTCTCCTGGGGAGGGGAAATCGTTTCTGGAGTTGGTTAATTGGAACCCCGAGTTTGCAAAATCTGTAATTGAGGGAAGGGCTGAAGAGGAGAGTGAGCGTTTGGGGATTAGGGTTAGGCCCAGTTTCAATGTGCAGCTTCCACGAGGGTTTGTGTTGAAGAAGGAGATGAGGGAGTGGATTAGGGATTGGATGGAGCTTGATTACGTGTCCCCTTATGAGGATGTGTCTCATTTGGATCAGGCTTCTAGAGAGATGGAGAAGAGGTCCGTTGGAGTGTTCCATGAACTGCTCTCACTTTCCTTGCACAAGAGGATTCCTGTGCCGATTCTCGGAAAGTTTTGCGACGAGTATAGGTTTTCGAATGCGTTTTCCACCACTTTTACTAGGCATTCGGGGATATTCTATCTGTCTTTGAAAGGAGGGATTGAGACGGCGATGTTGAGAGAAGCGTACAGAGGCGATGAGTTGATTGACCGCGATCCTCTGCTCCGGATAAAGGATATGTTTGTTGAGTTGTTGGAGGATGGGTGGCGGCAAAGAGCAGAGCAGTTGAGGTTGAAGCAAGAGAAGGTTAAGGAAGATATGGAGTTATTGGCTACTAAAGTTAGTGAATGA
- the LOC100803964 gene encoding adenylate isopentenyltransferase 3, chloroplastic → MTISMFMCRLTQSIINVPCSGKKLNMRQIEKEKIVVVMGATGAGKSRLSIDLATCFPSEIINSDKIQVYEGLDIVTNKISKEDQRGVPHHLLGIINPNMDFSANDFCDTSSEIIASITRSERLPIIVGGSNSYLEALIDDDDYKCRSRFDFLCLWVDVAMPDLQSYVAERVDDMLYNGMVDELRPFYSPNGDYSRGVRRAIGVPEFDEYFRREEEVVDEETRTRLLEEAVKEMKLNTCKLAMKQLGKIRRLRNVKRWEIHRLDATPVFRRRGEEANEAWKKLVAEPSAMIVARFLYNSNSKNNATNVVSGSGLRVKPATSSETVLAAATWLASFLGVVLVGKDL, encoded by the coding sequence ATGACCATCTCAATGTTTATGTGCAGACTAACACAATCCATAATAAACGTACCTTGTAGTGGGAAAAAACTGAACATGAGGCAAATTGAGAAAGAGAAAATAGTGGTTGTAATGGGAGCCACTGGAGCAGGGAAGTCAAGGCTATCCATTGACCTAGCCACATGTTTTCCATCAGAAATCATAAACTCCGACAAAATCCAAGTCTACGAAGGCCTCGACATAGTTACAAACAAAATCTCCAAGGAAGACCAACGCGGTGTTCCGCACCACTTACTAGGAATAATAAACCCCAACATGGATTTCAGCGCCAACGATTTCTGTGACACGTCATCAGAAATTATTGCCTCGATCACGAGAAGCGAACGCCTTCCAATCATCGTTGGAGGCTCCAACTCGTATCTCGAGGCCCTGATCGATGACGATGATTACAAGTGTCGCTCGCGGTTCGATTTTCTGTGTCTCTGGGTTGACGTGGCAATGCCAGATCTGCAATCCTACGTGGCGGAGCGTGTCGACGACATGTTGTATAACGGAATGGTGGATGAGCTGAGACCGTTTTATAGTCCCAACGGGGATTACTCGCGAGGGGTAAGAAGGGCAATTGGGGTGCCAGAGTTCGACGAGTATTTTCGGAGGGAAGAAGAGGTTGTTGACGAGGAAACGAGGACGAGGTTGTTGGAAGAAGCGGTTAAGGAAATGAAACTGAACACGTGCAAGCTAGCCATGAAACAGTTGGGGAAGATTCGTAGGCTGAGGAACGTTAAGAGATGGGAGATTCATCGATTGGATGCCACGCCCGTGTTTCGGAGGCGTGGTGAAGAAGCGAACGAGGCGTGGAAGAAGCTGGTGGCAGAGCCTAGTGCTATGATCGTTGCTCGCTTTCTCTATAATAGTAACTCCAAAAATAATGCTACTAACGTTGTTTCTGGTTCTGGGCTTCGAGTGAAACCAGCTACTTCATCAGAGACTGTTCTGGCTGCGGCAACGTGGCTAGCTAGTTTTTTAGGTGTCGTTTTGGTGGGGAAGGACTTGTAA